Below is a genomic region from Castanea sativa cultivar Marrone di Chiusa Pesio chromosome 2, ASM4071231v1.
CAGAAATATTTAGTCTTTTTGCTTCACTTGCATTTGCAGACCATTGTTGACTTACATTGTAAGCCATGAAGCAAGGTACACCACCACCAGCATCCACTacaacaacaagaaaaagaaatgaatgcAACATGTCACAGTCCACAATCCCATCTCGCTTAAGAGCTTCTCCTAAAGCTAAACCCAAGGACTCTCCAATTCCAAAGCCTACACCACCATCATCAGCCAGGAGGCCTCTTCTTCTGACCAAGCCTAAATCCATTGATCACTCTTCTCAAAAGGGTACCCAAGTTGTGGACTTTAACAAAGCTATGACTCGCACCAGCACTGGAAACCGCCATGTTGTTGAGCAATTCGCTCGGCCGCGTCAGCTACGGTCTTCAAATCCCAGAAACGAAGATGACCCAGATGGGAAAAACAAGGACTTGATTGAGAATTTGCAGTCTGAGGTATTGGCCTTGAAGGCAGAGTTGGATAAGGCTCAGAGTTTGAACTTGGACTTGCTTTCACAGAACAAGAAGCTCACTGAGGATCTTGCTGCTGCTCATGCAAAGATAGCAGCTCTTAGCTGTCGTGATCAGGTGAGACTTTCttataaatttatcaatttttaattttgttactGCTCTAGATGCTAAATGCAAATTTTTGATTCAATATTTAACAggaattatatttatatacacataAATCAATCATCACTTCAATTATTTTGTCAAATGTTCTTAAATGTTGCTAACTTTCACTAAAAACATGCAATAAAAAAACAGTCTTGTACCAGTTTCGTATAGAGTAAATATGAGGgtcttaaaattttcaagtagtataacaattttgagtttttttttttggatgaagaGGGAGTCACTTGGGGAGTACCAGAGCCCTAAATTTAGAGACATTCAGAAACTAATTGCCAGCAAATTGGAACACTCAATTGTGAAAAAGGAGCCAATCAATGAGGTGAGTACCATTCAAaaaccaccacctccaccaccactaGCAATACGTCCAATTCCCAAAGTCACCGATTTAGAAAGAAAGGCTCGGCCTTGTACATCCttgccaccacctccaccaccaccaccaccacccccacCTCAGCCCTCAGCTGGTGTGGCTACTACTCAAAAGGCTCCAGCACTTGTAGAATTTTACCACTCATTAAAAAGGCAAGAGGGGAAGAAGAGAGACTCTCCAGGATCAGGGAATCATCATAAACCAGCAGCTACTAGCGCACATAGTAGCATAgttggagaaattcaaaaccgtTCAGCACATCTGTTAGCTGTAAGCATTTCAATTCCCTACCGATTAACTGCTTGATTTATTTCTACTTATACTGATtcagtttgaagtttgaaccatTAATTAACAACTGATTATGATTTCCAGATTAAAGCAGATATTGAAACTAAAGGAGATTTGATCAATGGCCTTATCCAGAAGGTGCTAGCAGCAGCTTATACAAATATTGAAGATGTCCTAAAATTCGTAGATTGGCTTGACACAGAACTCTCATCATTGGTAATTTATAAAGCCTTTTGATTTAATTATGATTCTGCTTAATCAAATAAGATCCGATATATGTTTACATAAACATCTACTCTTTCAGTTACTTGGAAACTTTATATTGTAAGTCTCAAGGTACCTTGGAAGCCGTTGCCCCTACAGGTATGTAGATGATAGCTAGTCAACGTCTATCAAACAATGAGGATAGAATTGGGCCAGTGTCCAATATCATTGAGTTTGGTAGACATACCCTATTTGAACGCCACACATTCTCTCTCTTGTAACATTTTTGTCCATTGTGGTAGTTATATATGTTAATCTATCATTTCCTGGAGATTTGGAAATTTACACCTAAGGCATTATTTAACCTAAGGGATGCTTAACTATTAGAGAAATTCAGATTCATGAATAGGTGCATCACCTTTTTCATGTTATAGTCTTGGTTAAAGGCATACTTACGGCAATTATATGTCTTGTGATGATTGGATTTGCATCACATGCAGTCTGAGTTTGATGCATAATGTATGTGACCAGCTTTGAATCGTTTTACTATTTTGGACCTTGTGTACATAATGCTAGAATCTAGTAATTACTATAATATGTGTGATGGCAATGTTTAACAGCATTCTGTGATGATCATTTGTTTCCTCCAAAGATGTGCTTTTCCTGTGCATAGTGCTAAGATAGCACTTCTGAAGATGAggacattttttcttttataaataaataaaggcatGCTTTATGGAGGACATCTACTGTGGTGTTCTGGTTCTGTAGGAGAATTGCACATTGGCAATAACATTGACTCTtacctttctttatttttcttcttcttcttcttatttttttcctctcacatTTGACTTATATCCTGTCTTTACAGGCTGATGAGCGGGCTGTGTTAAAGCATTTCAAGTGGCCAGAGAGGAAAGCTGATGCCATGCGAGAAGCAGCAATTGAATATCGTGACCTTAAACTGTTGGAAAGTGAGATCTCTTCCTATCAAGATGACACTAACATTCCCTGCGGGGCTGCCTTAAAGAAGATGGCCAGCTTACTAGACAAGTAGGAACTAAGTGAAATATGTTCTAATTCTTTTATCAATTCATAATCATATTCATAGCCTTTTATCTGGTCAGAGTATTGATTTTCCCCTCTTGTCTGATTGTGCAAGGGCGGAGCAGAGAATACAAAGGCTGATCAAGCTGCGAAATTCAGTTATGCAGTCTTATAAGGAGTACAAAATTCCTACTGAGTGGATGCTTGATTCAGGAATTGTGAGCAAGGTATGCTCTTCCAAATTACCAAGTGGGAAAGTTGGAAGCTATGTCACTATTATTGCACATTCTTTAAATTCTAATACgttgtattgattttttttttttttatccgcAAATTTGTACAGATAAAGCAGGCTTCTATGAATCTGGCTAAGATGTACATGAAAAGAGTGACATTGGAGCTTGAGTCCATTCGAAATTCGGATAGAGAATGTGGTCAAGAATCTCTTGTGCTTCAGGGTGTGCAGTTTGCATATAGAGCTCACCAGGTAATCCTTACGTCAGCAGTTTGTGTGATctcaataattttgaaatataaactGGAAAATTCTCAAGTTGAAAAGGTAAACATAGCAATCCCATTGGAAGCATGTGAAGAGTAAGGACTGTGGTGATTAGACCTCACTACATTTTAGTTGTTAGGCTGTCTATGAAGTCTACCGAATAGGAACTCAGTTTCCTCCAGTCCAAATCTCCTTCTATGGGAGTAAAACTGCCAGGTTGGCAGAATTAGAttggtttcttttctttattattttactattgtTTCTTTTCCCTACTCTTTTTTAACATGCACATGACTTTCGGATATACTAAAAAGGCTGTACCCAGTGCATTAAGCATCCACTTTTGCAGGGTCTGATATACTACAGGGACAAAAGTTTGAAATATCTGAAGCtaaaattgtaaattaaaaCTGTAATATTTAATGAATACAGTTGAAAACCAGCAACAAAAGAGATAAAAGTAATCGTGATGGTGCAGTTTGGCactgattttagttttttcaaacttcaaattctTTGCAAACTTTagtaattgtttaaattcataAAGCATGCTATTGTGAGCTTAGCTTGTGATatggaatttgtttttcttggatgaaaattgtgaaaattcttCTTCATTCAGTATTGTGGTATGCATGTCTGCAGTTTGCTGGAGGTCTCGATTCCGAAACATTGTGCGCTTTTGAAGAGATAAGGCAGCAAGTTCCACAATACTTAGACGGGTCTCGAGAATTGTTGGCTGCCATACCATCATAACGAGCCATGTGAAAATTACAACAACTAAATCATGGATACTCAGCTGATAatagataaaaagataaaatatacaCGTTCCTGCGGGGAGTGAATGAAATGTCCTTGAGAAATATTCCATACTTTGGTAAGATGATGCGATGCCAAACTGGATATCACATGGGCTCTTCAACTGTCAAAGTTCCATTAGATTGACTGACTGGAGTAATTCTATATTATTGTAATACTATGGCCAACTCATTTTGGAGGGATGTACTGCTGTACTAGATGCCAGTGACAGTGAAGTTTGTGCTGGCTAAAGCAGTATTCAAAGTCCAAACCCACAAGAATTTTGGGAGGAATTAGGGCCTAGCTACTTAGTTTGTATAAGCAAGGTGTAGTTTGAATTATATAAAGCCCATCCTCAATTTAGCATGTTACCAATACCattattttttgacatttcaacAAAATGTTACTGTTGAACCATTATATTAAAGAATGTATTTTGTGAAGCTTCTATCTGTATGCATGCTAGTTGTAATGACTTCTATAAGTGCGTGGCTTGTTCATTAGTACTGCCATCTGGTTCGTTAGGCTGGTTGGCAAACTTGTGTCCTATTTTTTGGCTGGAGAAGTTTTGGTTCCATCATCAGATTCAGATCGAGTTATCATTAAGATAGTCAAtgagctggaaaaaaaaaaaaaggcatgttGGACAATTTAGCTTATTGGTATTTATCAATGTGAAAGGCTGATTTTGGAGTCTAACTTCTTTGGGCTTTAAGGCTCAGCTAAACAGAACTCCATTTTAGGCCCCAATGGGTGGACATAATGAGGCTTATTTGGGCCAAAGAATGGACAGTTAGAACAGGATGGCTGTTGGCCCACTACAACCTAAAACAACACAAGCATATTGGTTGAGCAATTACAAAgcttaatttataataaatttttttttttttaagtgacaAGGCATAAGAGTTTTATTGAATTTGGCCCAGAGAAAGTCAAACTCATTCCCAAAGAATATAAGGTCTAGATGCTTAAAAGATGTGAGGAGTTTCTTTACCAATGTGTCATTCCACTTTCAGCTAAGTGTTAAGTTTGTACTCTGGAAACTCTTAAGAAAATGGTAAGATGACATCAACTTTTGTatcttgtagctaaattttcTCCCACCTTTTCAGCCAAAGCAATGGGAATTTTTTGGGGTTGTGCCTTCCAAGGGGGTCGATTGTTGTTCTCTCCTTTTTTGGGAAGGAAGATAGTAAGGGTTTtttgtcttagtctgatgataaagaattatCATCAAAAGTGAAAaccataaattgaaactctctaaaaagaaaaaagtttttatttgaggtggtttttttttggacCATGAATAAGAATGGGTGAGATGAGTCATTGGATAAGAATGAGTGAGATGTGTCACCAGAATATTCTAGCAATTGAAACTATTTAATAGTTTACCTATGCAATGAATTAAAACTTGGACTGCAGTGCACTTAACTGTATGGACTTTAAATcaataactaataataactcAAATTTTATGTAACTACCTTGCAAAATTCCAAGGAAAGCTACCTTAATTTGCCCACTTAATAATGGAGCTAACTAATTCAGCAACAAGCCTAATCCCTTTCCCTTGTGGACCAAACAAAAATTGTCTATTAAGACTTGTCATTGTGAATTTTTGttagaataataaattcaaCACTCAAGAAgaaagtataaaatattttgtaatatttcCACCACACTCAAGTAGACTATacttgcttctcaaaaaaaaaaaaaaaaagtagactaTACTTAagagttttcaataaaataaaatttttattgatactTAAAACATTATATACACTTGCTACAAATTACTCTTGCTTTAGTTTTCCTTACACTCAGTTGATTTCTTGCTATTTTATGTGTTGGATGCTCTACAACCGGTGAGAATAGTTATATACAACCCAAAAGGAGTCAAGTTCCTAAATCACTCACCTATAGTTGAAAATGATGCAAAGGAAAAGTCAATAAAAGTAACATCGATTCATCTTGAATTCCATGTTCACGTTGCTTTGTTTTGCTCACAATTTAAAGTGTGAAACACAACCGCCTACTAGCTTAACCTATTGTCCATGTCTTATTTTCTAGTCATCCTAAAAGACATGCAAACATATAACATACCAACATGAAAACTTACTAAATGGCACATGCAAAATGCTTGAAGAAAACTCACCATTCAATGTTAGTGATGAATCTTATATTGCCCACCCAACTCTTATTTCTAAGGGGTGCAACCAACCCTTGAAAAAGGTGCACACCATCTGCCTTATGCAAAAACGGGATGCTGATTCCTTAATAATTGGACCATGAAAATTTCCAACCAAATCAAGcaaatcaaaaagaaacttAGCATATTCCTTTTGTCCCATAGGATCCATCTCATCATTCAAGTAACATTCCTAGTGTCTCATAATCTTTTTCATGCGTCTATTGTTCACATCCTCTCCTATTTAAGCTTACATATGTTGGGTCTTGTTGATCTCATCTATTGTAGGTCATTGCAATAGGATACAAAATTTCTCTAAAATTGAATAGAGAAATTTCATAAACCAAAATAGACTAATTTCTCAATATAGAACGATGCAAATTCTATGTATGTATCAATTTTTTGCTTATGTTGTTCCTTTTTTCTTCATTGGCATAACTCCAATCATTGTATAATTCATTATAAAAGATTTTTTGTATTGTAAACAAAGAGTTACTAACCTGATAAATTCTTAATATGAGTtattgtaatcttttttttttttttttgaattaacccaataaaaaattattcaattctCAAATCAACAAGGGACCCACACAAGCGGTGGAACATTTGGTTTAATTAAATGCAAAGCAAAGAATACTTGGATAGCAAAAATTTTCATCACTTAACCCGAAAACTCCCCCCTCATTTATTAATCTTGAAAAATGAGATTAGTTGCTTATATTGGACCTAAGGTATGCTATAAGCAGCAAAATGTAAGCCTATTTAGTAGAGTTTTAGGCTTTACTCCATTGTTAAACCTAATTCCATCCGTCAATATCATGTTATGACTTGTAGCAAAGCCAAAGAAAATCATCCCACAATATAAAGAAACTAAAATGCATACTCTTAAAAACGACTTCTAAGATTATATGTAGATTAAGTTGCATAAACCATTGCACttaagaagttaaaaaaaatcatcaggACAAGATTTGGGGAATATTCTAATGCTTATTGTCGCTTCGACATCATATATGGTGACATTACCAATAAGCTATCATTTGAACTCCGATGGTATGAACTTAAATCCTGGAatctttaatatttaatatacagatttatttatttatttcttattaaatgttaaataaaactattaaaatgaAAGGAATGCGAAGTTTTTGGACTTCGGAGAATATGCTTTTGTCTACAAGTCCTTTTGTTGCTTCCACTCTGTCAATGAGTCAGTCACCAACATTACCACCTATATATTATTCGACCAATAATTACTTTCTAATTtctatctaaaaataaaaaactataggAGCTGTGTGTAGATCCGAACAATAGTTCAAACATTTGAACGGTTGATAGAGTCTTTAATTAAGCTACAGCGACAGCGACAGCTAAACCTACCTGTAAATCAAATTATCCTACGTGTCAAATACGTGGCACCACATGGATAAATCACGACCGTACGATATAATCCAACGACGACGAGGAAGTGGCTCCGTGTGTCGGCACGAGGAAAATGCGTGGGAAAGAGAAAACGGTCACGAGACTCAAAGGTTTGGAGCCACGTCATCATTAACGAACCGGAGACAGCCACGTATGCAAACAGTTAAATTCGAACCTACCACGTAAAAACACAGTTTTGCCTATACTCTAACTCTATAAAGAAACCTCGTTGCCCAGCTACTACAGTTTGGTTCCAACATTTTAGCGTGTGTGTTGGGTTTTCAAGTTTCAACGTCAGAATGGAAGTTTCCGGCGTGACTTTCCGGCGGGTTCCTTGTCTTTCCGGCGCTGTGAGCGAGACCCACTTTGAAAATTCCATGCCATGTAGAGCTACTATGAGAGTGAGACCCAGAAAGTTTTCTATGGTTATGAATTCTGGGTTTTGTGATAACCGGAATACACAGTACTATTATGAGGGTACAGGTCTCAGGTGTGTTGGActtgagaagaagaaggagaagaagaagaagaaggagaagaatgGTTCGGATGAACTTACACCAAAGAAGAAGTTGAAATTGCTAGAGTCTCTCACAAGGGACTTGTCCAAGTTTTCTGATATTGGGTTTGGCTTAGATTCTGACAACGATTTGCTCCATCAAGTTCAAGGGAAGGTGCTCTCggtatgttttgttttttcttttcaagtctTTTTAACCTTGATTTAAGTTGACCTTGTGGAATTTAATTTTGGTCGAAGTTGGTTGTGGGTCTTTGTTGCCTGCACCGTTTTTGGTTGTGTAAATTGGCTGgactttttaaaaaggaaagtaaatAGTTTGAAGTTTAAATTGTGTCGGAGATTATTAGATTGAGTGATGCtaggatattataaattttacttcttAAATCTTACAAATTCACAGGTTTCTAATCACAAATAACAATTCAGATATTTATTAGATAGTTGAACATTCATTGTTGCATCAATtacttagtaattttttttagcaaaactGACAGTAATTTTAGCAATTTCCTTTTTAGATTAGCTAACATGAAATTCTGTAGGATGTATCAGCTTCTTTATCTATATTGAAATAGATCGAAACTATTTGATTGTTTATTCAGACCAAAaagccttcttcttcttctttttttccttttagttttTTGATATTGTTGTGTACGTTTTGAAAAGTCGCACAAACAATTTGTAGATGGTCTAGTTTTTCTTGCATAGAATGAGGAAATTATAGACCGAAttgctgtattttttttttttccttacatttCTATTTTACCCTATGTAGGATGCAGCAGACGTATTGATGAAACAACTGCAACATCTTAGAGCGGAGGAGGAGGAATTGaagaggaaaaggaaagaagggAAGGCCAAGCATAAAGCCACACAAATGAATAGGATGGTTGATTGTGAATCATCTTCATCTGAATCTTCTGAATCGAGTGACAGTGAATGCGAAGATGTGATTGACATGAGCAGCCTGAGAAGAGAACCCCTTGCACAAACAGCAGAACCAGTAGTAGATGTGCATCCACTTTCTCAAAAAACAGCAACTACATTGACCCTTCCTAGCACGCTGACCCAAGAAGGGAACACAACTGAGGCAAATGGTTTGGGAGATCACAGATTAGATATTAATGGAGTAGAATGCTGCACTAGTACTAGTTTCAGCAGTAGTAGTGCTGTTAGCCATAATGAAAGTAGTAGCTCAGTAACAGTACCATCATCAGCAAAGAGGATTGAGGTTTGCATGGGTAAAAAGTGTGGAAAATCAGGAGGTCCTGCATTGTTGGAAGAATTTGAACGGGTAGTCGGAGTTGAGGGTGCTGTTGCTGGGTGTAAATGCTTGGGCAAGTGCAAAGATGGTCCTAATGTGAGGGTTTTGAACAGTGTTGATGGCAGTCATGCTGAGGGAGTAGATGTTTCTGTTAGGACTCCGACAGATCCCTTGTTCATTGGTGTGGGATTGGACGATGTGGGTGTTATTGTGGCTAATTTCTTAGGGGATGAGCAGAAAGACTTGGGTTTGGCAGCAGCAGTTTAGAAGAGCTGTTTGCTCTTTGTGAGTGATATTTGGTGCAATCGGCTCACTTGCGATAATCAAGTTTGCATTATTATTGGCATCCTTGGAGATCCTCATTTCACTTGTGTAAAATGTAAATGCAAACACATATTgaattgtaataaattgtatttGGCAATTATTTCGTTACTTGGAAGGGTGTGATCAGGGTTTATGACATCACTGCAAATGTGCGTTACTAACTCATCCCCCCTGTGCACACATGAACGCacagaaaaatacaaaagaaaacgaGGTTTCTAATCTGAAACTTGTATTACAACAAAAAGTTCATTTTGACACGTCTACTCCAAAACCATTTGGATTGATGGTTAACTTATGCATACTTAGATACAATTAGGGTTtctcaattgaaaatttgtatgACCAATGTGGTTGAACAAAGTTTAGTTCCAAATTAGAGCTAGCTCCTTCATTCCATTAGCAATACGAAGTTTAATTCCAAATTGGAGCTAACTCCTTCAATCCATTACCACACCAATACCAATACGTGGtgatatataatattttttctatattatttaattaagtcGCTAATTCATTAAAGGAAAAAAGTCATGAATAAAACTATAAAGATAATTTCTTTAATTATCACATAGTAAATTGGAGGAAGATAACTTCAAATCCGGTTTAAAGCTAAATGTTTTCCTGCATTTAAgagtaatcttttatttttactattttcacAAATAGGGTTAAGTGGGTCTGAGGTTGAAAACCCACTGGTAAATGTGTGACAATGTATGGTCCCTCATCAAGCGCTCTGTCAAGTCCAAGGTTCTTTCTAActtaatgattttcttttaacaTTTACTGCCTTTGTCAAAGTTGGTTTTTTCAATGGTTATGTTATTTGATTTTATGAACGAGCTAATAATCCAAATGGGGTACTACTATCTCAGATTGTGCAGAAGACGTTTATAGGCGAGGGTGAAGGGAAAAAGGCGCCTAATTTTGTAGCAGGAGAAATCCTATCTTTCTTCACCCGCAACAATTTTGTGGTGACTGATAGAG
It encodes:
- the LOC142624111 gene encoding diacylglycerol O-acyltransferase 3-1, whose protein sequence is MEVSGVTFRRVPCLSGAVSETHFENSMPCRATMRVRPRKFSMVMNSGFCDNRNTQYYYEGTGLRCVGLEKKKEKKKKKEKNGSDELTPKKKLKLLESLTRDLSKFSDIGFGLDSDNDLLHQVQGKVLSDAADVLMKQLQHLRAEEEELKRKRKEGKAKHKATQMNRMVDCESSSSESSESSDSECEDVIDMSSLRREPLAQTAEPVVDVHPLSQKTATTLTLPSTLTQEGNTTEANGLGDHRLDINGVECCTSTSFSSSSAVSHNESSSSVTVPSSAKRIEVCMGKKCGKSGGPALLEEFERVVGVEGAVAGCKCLGKCKDGPNVRVLNSVDGSHAEGVDVSVRTPTDPLFIGVGLDDVGVIVANFLGDEQKDLGLAAAV
- the LOC142623388 gene encoding INCREASED PETAL GROWTH ANISOTROPY 1-like protein 2, with the translated sequence MKQGTPPPASTTTTRKRNECNMSQSTIPSRLRASPKAKPKDSPIPKPTPPSSARRPLLLTKPKSIDHSSQKGTQVVDFNKAMTRTSTGNRHVVEQFARPRQLRSSNPRNEDDPDGKNKDLIENLQSEVLALKAELDKAQSLNLDLLSQNKKLTEDLAAAHAKIAALSCRDQRESLGEYQSPKFRDIQKLIASKLEHSIVKKEPINEVSTIQKPPPPPPLAIRPIPKVTDLERKARPCTSLPPPPPPPPPPPPQPSAGVATTQKAPALVEFYHSLKRQEGKKRDSPGSGNHHKPAATSAHSSIVGEIQNRSAHLLAIKADIETKGDLINGLIQKVLAAAYTNIEDVLKFVDWLDTELSSLADERAVLKHFKWPERKADAMREAAIEYRDLKLLESEISSYQDDTNIPCGAALKKMASLLDKAEQRIQRLIKLRNSVMQSYKEYKIPTEWMLDSGIVSKIKQASMNLAKMYMKRVTLELESIRNSDRECGQESLVLQGVQFAYRAHQFAGGLDSETLCAFEEIRQQVPQYLDGSRELLAAIPS